One Oncorhynchus keta strain PuntledgeMale-10-30-2019 chromosome 22, Oket_V2, whole genome shotgun sequence DNA window includes the following coding sequences:
- the LOC118401115 gene encoding uncharacterized protein LOC118401115 isoform X2 yields the protein MMDAMDKRPFGAEYNYKMSENDISRLIKLRATNDAIFTGKRNSAMPAWRAMLVELGLEGKLTTGQLKKKWENLKKKYKDFKYPPLGMEKVNPMSWRWFHLMDDAIEGRLAGSARILNPSLFDFGEVGDVSFASSPTTSPIANKRLCMRPEGGEGTNIFEFWAKAQLGDSVGAASTVADGQVAYTDAATEEIRRAAVECERALREEGRGAAQNERAAPDKMPVGGYGRTMAEDVETIAEDGRAMLVEVALHPALLKSRSEENDIKSNVCIYRYVTSI from the exons ATGATGGATGCGATGGATAAAAGACCTTTTGGTGCAGAATATAACTATAAAA TGTCGGAAAATGACATATCCAGATTAATAAAATTGCGTGCAACGAATGACGCCATCTTCACTGGGAAGAGAAACTCTGCCATGCCTGCCTGGAG AGCAATGTTAGTAGAGTTGGGTCTCGAAGGGAAGCTTACAACCGGGCAATTGAAAAAGAAGTGGGAAAACCTTAAAAAGAAATATAAG GATTTTAAGTACCCTCCTCTTGGCATGGAGAAAGTCAATCCAATGTCTTGGCGTTGGTTTCACCTCATGGACGATGCCATCGAGGGGCGCCTAGCTGGGTCTGCCCGTATCCTAAACCCTTCACTGTTTGATTTTGGGGAAGTTGGGGATGTTTCATTTGCATCCTCTCCCACTACCTCTCCCATAGCCAACAAGAGACTATGTATGAGGCCGGAGGGAGGTGAGGGAACAAACATTTTTGAGTTCTGGGCCAAGGCACAGCTGGGGGATAGTGTTGGTGCTGCGAGCACGGTAGCAGATGGACAGGTGGCATACACAGACGCAGCTACAGAGGAGATCCGGAGGGCAGCAGTGGAGTGCGAGAGGGCCCTGCGAGAGGAGGGCAGGGGTGCAGCTCAGAATGAGAGGGCCGCGCCTGACAAGATGCCAGTGGGTGGGTACGGGAGGACCATGGCTGAGGATGTGGAGACTATAGCTGAAGACGGAAGAGCCATGTTG GTTGAAGTTGCCCTCCATCCAGCCCTCCTCAAGAGTAGGAGTGAGGAGAATGATATCAAGTCAAATGTGTGTATTTACAGGTATGTTACTTCAATATGA
- the LOC118401115 gene encoding uncharacterized protein LOC118401115 isoform X3, whose protein sequence is MMDAMDKRPFGAEYNYKMSENDISRLIKLRATNDAIFTGKRNSAMPAWRAMLVELGLEGKLTTGQLKKKWENLKKKYKDFKYPPLGMEKVNPMSWRWFHLMDDAIEGRLAGSARILNPSLFDFGEVGDVSFASSPTTSPIANKRLCMRPEGGEGTNIFEFWAKAQLGDSVGAASTVADGQVAYTDAATEEIRRAAVECERALREEGRGAAQNERAAPDKMPVGGYGRTMAEDVETIAEDGRAMLNMVKTSTRT, encoded by the exons ATGATGGATGCGATGGATAAAAGACCTTTTGGTGCAGAATATAACTATAAAA TGTCGGAAAATGACATATCCAGATTAATAAAATTGCGTGCAACGAATGACGCCATCTTCACTGGGAAGAGAAACTCTGCCATGCCTGCCTGGAG AGCAATGTTAGTAGAGTTGGGTCTCGAAGGGAAGCTTACAACCGGGCAATTGAAAAAGAAGTGGGAAAACCTTAAAAAGAAATATAAG GATTTTAAGTACCCTCCTCTTGGCATGGAGAAAGTCAATCCAATGTCTTGGCGTTGGTTTCACCTCATGGACGATGCCATCGAGGGGCGCCTAGCTGGGTCTGCCCGTATCCTAAACCCTTCACTGTTTGATTTTGGGGAAGTTGGGGATGTTTCATTTGCATCCTCTCCCACTACCTCTCCCATAGCCAACAAGAGACTATGTATGAGGCCGGAGGGAGGTGAGGGAACAAACATTTTTGAGTTCTGGGCCAAGGCACAGCTGGGGGATAGTGTTGGTGCTGCGAGCACGGTAGCAGATGGACAGGTGGCATACACAGACGCAGCTACAGAGGAGATCCGGAGGGCAGCAGTGGAGTGCGAGAGGGCCCTGCGAGAGGAGGGCAGGGGTGCAGCTCAGAATGAGAGGGCCGCGCCTGACAAGATGCCAGTGGGTGGGTACGGGAGGACCATGGCTGAGGATGTGGAGACTATAGCTGAAGACGGAAGAGCCATGTTG aatatggtgaagacatcaacacggacataa
- the LOC118401115 gene encoding uncharacterized protein LOC118401115 isoform X1, giving the protein MMDAMDKRPFGAEYNYKMSENDISRLIKLRATNDAIFTGKRNSAMPAWRAMLVELGLEGKLTTGQLKKKWENLKKKYKDFKYPPLGMEKVNPMSWRWFHLMDDAIEGRLAGSARILNPSLFDFGEVGDVSFASSPTTSPIANKRLCMRPEGGEGTNIFEFWAKAQLGDSVGAASTVADGQVAYTDAATEEIRRAAVECERALREEGRGAAQNERAAPDKMPVGGYGRTMAEDVETIAEDGRAMLVRNPGRNIERETAELERQIADLEKEREVLEREQADFDRERLILDRERDVVSRERVAVERGRASLDKDRAAMDRERAAMERERAILDRDRASIERERAELQKEKEALMKSKVSRNNGSTDVELDSSTIEKREKLLSIFERLVDKL; this is encoded by the exons ATGATGGATGCGATGGATAAAAGACCTTTTGGTGCAGAATATAACTATAAAA TGTCGGAAAATGACATATCCAGATTAATAAAATTGCGTGCAACGAATGACGCCATCTTCACTGGGAAGAGAAACTCTGCCATGCCTGCCTGGAG AGCAATGTTAGTAGAGTTGGGTCTCGAAGGGAAGCTTACAACCGGGCAATTGAAAAAGAAGTGGGAAAACCTTAAAAAGAAATATAAG GATTTTAAGTACCCTCCTCTTGGCATGGAGAAAGTCAATCCAATGTCTTGGCGTTGGTTTCACCTCATGGACGATGCCATCGAGGGGCGCCTAGCTGGGTCTGCCCGTATCCTAAACCCTTCACTGTTTGATTTTGGGGAAGTTGGGGATGTTTCATTTGCATCCTCTCCCACTACCTCTCCCATAGCCAACAAGAGACTATGTATGAGGCCGGAGGGAGGTGAGGGAACAAACATTTTTGAGTTCTGGGCCAAGGCACAGCTGGGGGATAGTGTTGGTGCTGCGAGCACGGTAGCAGATGGACAGGTGGCATACACAGACGCAGCTACAGAGGAGATCCGGAGGGCAGCAGTGGAGTGCGAGAGGGCCCTGCGAGAGGAGGGCAGGGGTGCAGCTCAGAATGAGAGGGCCGCGCCTGACAAGATGCCAGTGGGTGGGTACGGGAGGACCATGGCTGAGGATGTGGAGACTATAGCTGAAGACGGAAGAGCCATGTTGGTGAGAAACCCTGGCAGGAACATTGAGAGGGAGACTGCTGAACTAGAGAGGCAGATAGCAGATTTGGAGAAGGAGCGAGAAGTGTTAGAGAGGGAGCAGGCAGACTttgacagggagaggttgatactggacagagagagggatgtggtgaGCAGAGAGCGGGTGGCTGTTGAGCGAGGCAGAGCTTCACTAGACAAGGACAGAGCAGCGATGGACAGGGAGCGAGCAGCAATGGAACGGGAGCGAGCCATACTGGACAGGGATAGGGCGtcaatcgagagagagagggcagagctGCAGAAAGAAAAGGAAGCCCTAATGAAAAGCAAGGTTTCCAGGAACAACGGCTCCACTGATGTGGAACTGGACTCATCCACTATAGAAAAAAGAGAGAAACTGCTTTCCATATTTGAGAGACTTGTTGATAAGCTGTGA